A genome region from Natronosalvus rutilus includes the following:
- the guaB gene encoding IMP dehydrogenase, with product MANDVPEHEPYSAKLRVPEALTFDDVLLRPKESRVEPDEADLTSRVSRNVEVSVPIISAAMDTVTESEMAVAMARHGGLGVLHRNMNIDEMVEEISRVKRADELIIPFDDVVTADPEMTVREVDEMMVQEGVGGAPVVNTNGEVLGIISSTDIRPHLEVGENDPVTEAMTDEVITAPQNIDARDAFDLMYEHKIERVPVVDDENLLVGLVTMQGILQRREYKQAARDETGRLRCGVAVGPFETDRAVAADEADVDVLFIDCAHAHNLNVIDGAREIKESVDADVVVGNVGTREAAEDLVNFADGIKVGIGPGSICTTRVVSGAGMPQITAVAQVADVASKHGIPVIADGGIRYSGDAIKSIAAGADAVMLGSYFAGTDEAPGRVVTMNGKRYKQYRGMGSVGAMKSGDGDRYLKDDPEDDEEYVPEGVEAATPYKGTLQSELHQLAGGMQSGMGYVGAETIPEFKERAEFVRVSSAGQAEGHAHDVVITDEAPNYSPSE from the coding sequence CGTGTCGAGCCCGACGAGGCGGATCTCACCTCGCGAGTGTCTCGAAACGTTGAGGTCTCGGTTCCGATCATCTCGGCGGCGATGGACACCGTCACCGAGAGCGAGATGGCCGTCGCGATGGCCCGTCACGGCGGACTCGGCGTCCTCCACCGGAACATGAACATCGACGAGATGGTCGAGGAGATCAGTCGCGTCAAGCGCGCCGACGAACTCATCATCCCCTTCGACGACGTGGTGACGGCCGACCCGGAGATGACCGTCCGCGAAGTCGACGAGATGATGGTCCAGGAGGGCGTCGGCGGCGCCCCCGTCGTAAACACGAACGGCGAGGTGCTGGGCATCATCTCGAGTACGGACATCCGCCCACACCTCGAGGTCGGCGAGAACGACCCGGTGACGGAGGCGATGACCGACGAGGTCATCACGGCGCCTCAGAACATCGACGCGCGCGACGCGTTCGACCTGATGTACGAGCACAAGATCGAGCGCGTTCCCGTGGTCGACGACGAGAACTTGCTTGTCGGCCTGGTCACGATGCAGGGCATCTTGCAGCGCCGGGAGTACAAGCAAGCCGCTCGAGACGAAACCGGGCGCCTGCGGTGTGGCGTCGCCGTCGGTCCGTTCGAAACGGATCGCGCGGTTGCGGCAGACGAGGCGGACGTGGACGTGCTCTTCATCGACTGCGCGCACGCACACAACCTGAACGTCATTGATGGAGCGCGCGAGATCAAAGAATCCGTCGACGCAGACGTCGTCGTCGGAAACGTCGGCACGCGAGAGGCCGCGGAGGACCTGGTGAACTTCGCCGACGGCATCAAGGTCGGCATCGGCCCAGGCTCAATCTGCACGACGCGGGTCGTCTCCGGCGCGGGTATGCCCCAGATCACCGCCGTTGCGCAGGTTGCGGACGTCGCGAGCAAGCACGGTATCCCGGTAATCGCCGACGGCGGGATTCGCTACTCCGGCGACGCGATCAAGTCGATCGCCGCCGGTGCCGACGCCGTGATGCTCGGGTCGTACTTCGCGGGCACTGACGAGGCACCGGGTCGCGTCGTGACGATGAACGGAAAGCGCTACAAGCAGTACCGCGGAATGGGGTCGGTCGGAGCGATGAAATCGGGCGACGGCGACCGCTACCTGAAGGACGACCCGGAGGACGACGAGGAGTACGTGCCGGAGGGCGTTGAGGCGGCAACGCCGTACAAGGGAACGCTCCAGTCGGAACTCCACCAGCTGGCGGGCGGGATGCAGTCAGGAATGGGGTACGTCGGCGCCGAGACGATTCCCGAGTTCAAGGAGCGAGCGGAGTTCGTTCGCGTCTCTTCGGCTGGCCAGGCCGAAGGGCACGCCCACGACGTCGTGATTACGGACGAAGCGCCGAACTACTCGCCAAGCGAGTGA
- a CDS encoding archaellin/type IV pilin N-terminal domain-containing protein: MSDDADHGDDTLLPRGYSRGQAEVIAVVVLLGFVIIAAVGVVAVGQTALA; this comes from the coding sequence ATGAGCGACGACGCTGACCACGGAGACGATACGTTACTGCCGAGGGGATATTCCCGTGGACAGGCCGAAGTCATTGCCGTCGTAGTGTTGTTGGGTTTCGTTATTATCGCTGCGGTCGGCGTTGTTGCGGTCGGACAAACTGCGCTTGCGTAA
- a CDS encoding DUF7289 family protein has protein sequence MELVSLEPGEGQSIAFSESIEDDVRVKPNDGTLTIAAGSESTTYGLGTISYERDGTHLAYQGGGLWESTDDGTLLHSAPNVDVITDENQVTNLQVHVTNLQSTERRGQDFTVRSAGTNTSTDSLPEELPPGKMEITIQSSYYDAWAAYFAEQKDIEVGDDGGDVGTVSIDHTNERMQLVIDVPYEFEIDAGITSPPSGANIEINNNVDMEAYNSATPDEDVDDLEIRFADDVVINHNTQIDADIIIDGELTLDQSNAEINGDIYCVGESADCLTINSGAHYGEMHTTDIELTPLSSTLEIDRQQERITSTENDNENTEAIDEDGRLTGNTITTPGEYYLAEISSDDTLKVDLEDGGEVDILVDVDIVFDEEVTLDSENGHQVNLYMTGDSLTVRNDVNIHENSDKDATNFWILSRPGSDISFESGGTTFVGVVYAGNADVEPPARVTFNNNVEFYGGLVASVESVDQNIDFYYDAALIEESSGGGAKRTVTDTTFLQVTVTDILVDGD, from the coding sequence GTGGAGTTGGTTTCGCTCGAACCGGGGGAAGGTCAATCCATAGCGTTCAGCGAGTCGATCGAGGACGACGTTCGTGTCAAACCAAACGATGGCACCCTCACTATTGCTGCTGGTAGCGAATCGACAACGTACGGTCTTGGTACTATCAGTTACGAGCGTGATGGAACTCATCTGGCCTATCAGGGTGGCGGACTCTGGGAATCGACGGACGATGGAACGCTGCTTCACAGCGCCCCTAATGTGGACGTGATTACAGACGAGAACCAGGTAACCAACCTTCAAGTCCACGTTACGAACCTCCAGAGTACTGAGCGACGAGGACAGGATTTTACCGTTCGTTCTGCTGGCACGAACACCTCTACCGACTCGCTTCCTGAAGAGCTTCCACCTGGGAAGATGGAGATTACCATCCAATCGTCGTACTACGACGCCTGGGCGGCATATTTTGCCGAACAGAAGGATATCGAAGTTGGTGACGACGGTGGAGATGTCGGGACCGTGTCCATCGATCACACGAACGAACGGATGCAACTCGTGATCGATGTCCCCTATGAATTCGAAATCGACGCTGGGATCACCTCACCGCCGAGCGGGGCGAATATCGAGATTAACAACAACGTCGATATGGAAGCGTACAATTCTGCAACCCCGGATGAGGATGTCGATGACCTCGAGATCCGGTTTGCAGACGACGTCGTTATCAACCACAATACCCAGATAGACGCTGACATCATTATTGACGGTGAGCTAACGCTCGATCAGAGTAATGCGGAGATAAACGGCGACATCTACTGTGTCGGCGAATCTGCGGATTGCCTCACGATCAATAGTGGCGCCCACTACGGTGAAATGCATACCACCGACATCGAGTTGACTCCGCTCTCGTCGACGCTCGAGATAGACCGCCAACAGGAGCGGATTACGTCGACCGAGAACGATAACGAGAACACGGAGGCAATCGACGAAGATGGGCGTTTAACTGGAAATACAATAACAACTCCTGGCGAGTACTACCTCGCCGAAATTTCCTCTGACGATACCCTCAAGGTTGATCTCGAAGACGGTGGTGAAGTCGATATTCTCGTTGATGTCGATATTGTCTTCGATGAGGAGGTCACGCTCGATAGCGAGAATGGACACCAGGTTAACCTCTACATGACCGGAGATTCGCTAACAGTCCGTAATGACGTCAATATCCACGAGAACTCTGACAAGGATGCCACTAACTTCTGGATTCTTTCCCGGCCCGGTTCGGATATTTCCTTTGAATCCGGAGGCACGACTTTCGTCGGTGTGGTCTACGCCGGAAATGCCGATGTGGAACCACCTGCTCGTGTCACGTTCAACAACAACGTCGAATTCTACGGTGGCCTCGTCGCATCCGTCGAAAGTGTCGACCAGAATATCGACTTTTACTACGACGCGGCGCTGATCGAAGAGTCATCCGGAGGAGGAGCGAAACGAACGGTGACCGATACGACATTTCTACAGGTGACCGTAACAGACATTCTCGTCGACGGGGACTGA
- a CDS encoding aldo/keto reductase, translating into MDSSSEPTSGDCPAANGMPMLGLGTWQNTDPDQCADSVRTALEMGYRHVDTAQGYHNEEYVGQGIADADVDREDVFLATKVSTSNLAHDDVLETTEESLGKLGVDAVDLLYVHWPARTYNAEETLTAFDELYDDGLIRNVGVSNFEPRHLEEAVDLLDAPLFANQVECHPLLPQEEVRSVCADLDVELVAYSPLARCEVFDVPEIQSVAEKHDASEAQVSLAWLREKGVTAIPKATGEGHISDNWASLRVELDEEDLERIDGLEETKREVDPDMAPWN; encoded by the coding sequence ATGGATTCCAGTTCCGAACCGACCAGTGGAGACTGTCCGGCGGCGAACGGCATGCCGATGCTCGGACTCGGCACCTGGCAGAACACCGATCCGGACCAGTGTGCGGACTCCGTCCGAACCGCCCTCGAGATGGGGTACCGTCACGTCGACACCGCCCAGGGATACCACAACGAGGAGTACGTCGGTCAGGGAATCGCCGACGCCGACGTCGACCGGGAGGACGTCTTCCTGGCGACGAAAGTGTCGACCTCCAACCTCGCCCACGACGACGTCCTCGAGACGACCGAAGAGAGCCTGGGGAAACTCGGTGTCGACGCCGTCGACCTGCTGTACGTCCACTGGCCGGCCAGGACCTACAACGCCGAGGAGACGCTGACCGCGTTCGACGAGCTCTACGACGACGGCCTGATCCGCAACGTCGGCGTCAGCAACTTCGAGCCTCGTCACCTCGAGGAGGCGGTCGACCTCCTCGACGCGCCCCTCTTCGCGAACCAGGTCGAGTGTCACCCGCTGCTCCCCCAGGAAGAGGTTCGCTCGGTCTGTGCCGACCTCGACGTCGAACTCGTCGCCTACTCGCCGCTGGCTCGATGCGAAGTCTTCGACGTACCCGAGATACAGTCCGTGGCGGAGAAGCACGACGCTAGCGAGGCCCAGGTCAGTCTCGCCTGGCTCCGAGAGAAGGGCGTCACCGCGATTCCGAAAGCGACCGGCGAGGGTCACATTTCGGACAACTGGGCGTCGCTGAGAGTTGAGTTGGACGAGGAGGATCTCGAGAGGATCGACGGGCTCGAGGAAACAAAACGGGAGGTTGATCCGGATATGGCTCCCTGGAATTGA
- a CDS encoding proteasome assembly chaperone family protein: protein MSEIRRQGPEAELEDPVLVEGFPGIGLVGKIATDHLIDQLDMRYYASVHCDGLPRIGIYRDGSTTIQPPVRLYVSEDEDVIALQSDVPISTQALESVAGCLTSWAVDHDATPVYLSGLPSQRDEPPQLFGVTTGDADAVDTYGIDSPTEDGVISGPTGALLNRAAELGTDSFGLVVECSPQFPDPEAASVLLEDGICPIADVELDVEALIERAGEIQEQRQAFAERMREVESAESTQAQPLRMYQ, encoded by the coding sequence ATGTCAGAGATCCGTAGACAGGGGCCGGAAGCCGAACTCGAGGATCCAGTGCTCGTCGAAGGGTTTCCCGGCATCGGTCTCGTCGGGAAAATCGCAACCGACCACCTGATCGACCAGCTCGATATGCGCTACTACGCGAGCGTCCACTGCGACGGACTCCCCCGAATCGGGATCTACCGCGACGGATCGACGACCATCCAGCCGCCCGTCCGTCTCTACGTCAGCGAGGACGAGGACGTCATCGCCCTCCAGAGCGACGTTCCAATCAGCACGCAAGCGCTCGAGTCGGTCGCCGGCTGTCTGACCAGCTGGGCGGTCGACCACGACGCGACGCCGGTGTACCTCAGCGGCTTGCCCTCCCAGCGAGACGAACCGCCCCAACTGTTCGGCGTCACGACCGGCGACGCCGACGCCGTCGACACCTACGGCATCGATAGCCCGACGGAGGACGGCGTCATCAGCGGTCCGACCGGCGCCCTGCTCAACCGGGCGGCCGAACTCGGGACCGATTCGTTCGGGCTCGTCGTCGAGTGCAGCCCACAGTTTCCCGACCCCGAGGCGGCGAGCGTCCTCCTCGAGGACGGCATCTGTCCAATCGCCGACGTCGAACTCGACGTCGAGGCACTGATCGAGCGGGCGGGGGAAATTCAGGAACAGCGCCAGGCGTTCGCCGAACGGATGCGCGAGGTCGAATCCGCCGAGAGCACGCAGGCCCAGCCGTTGCGGATGTACCAGTAG
- a CDS encoding RsmB/NOP family class I SAM-dependent RNA methyltransferase — protein sequence MEPLERYRPIIDDFEAFRAACERPLGIAVRVNTIKASVERAIATLEHDDIEYEQAAWNSRVLRLETDSPGSTWASFHGFVHTQEEVSAVPPVVLDPEPGETVFDACAAPGGKATQLAALMDDRGTVVANDSNLGRLSALRFNAERLGATSLAVTHQDARNFSFSPLAVDQFDHALVDAPCSCEGTIRKNPTTLEEWSEDHVHSVAGIQKGILRRAVQATRPGGTVVYSTCTFAPEENEAVVQHVLDAEDCRVVDVDLDSDLQYAPGVTEWNDETYDSSLERAIRIYPHHNDTGGFFVAKLEVGA from the coding sequence ATGGAGCCACTCGAGCGGTACCGGCCGATCATTGACGACTTCGAGGCGTTTCGGGCGGCCTGTGAGCGGCCGCTCGGAATCGCCGTCCGGGTGAACACGATCAAGGCCTCCGTGGAGCGAGCGATAGCGACCCTCGAGCACGACGACATCGAGTACGAGCAGGCCGCGTGGAATTCGCGGGTACTCCGCCTCGAGACCGACTCGCCGGGGTCGACGTGGGCCTCGTTTCACGGGTTCGTCCACACCCAGGAGGAGGTCTCCGCGGTGCCGCCCGTCGTTCTCGACCCCGAACCCGGCGAGACCGTGTTCGACGCCTGCGCGGCCCCCGGCGGCAAGGCGACCCAGCTGGCCGCGCTGATGGACGACCGAGGCACGGTCGTCGCCAACGACAGCAACCTCGGTCGTCTCTCCGCCCTTCGGTTCAACGCCGAACGCCTCGGCGCGACGTCGCTGGCGGTCACCCACCAGGATGCGCGAAATTTCTCGTTCTCACCGCTGGCCGTCGACCAGTTCGATCACGCGCTCGTCGACGCCCCCTGTTCGTGTGAGGGGACGATTCGCAAGAACCCGACGACGCTCGAGGAGTGGTCCGAGGACCACGTGCACTCGGTGGCGGGCATTCAGAAGGGCATTCTCCGGCGAGCGGTGCAGGCGACTCGGCCGGGCGGTACTGTGGTCTACTCGACGTGTACGTTCGCTCCGGAGGAGAACGAAGCGGTCGTTCAGCACGTCCTCGATGCCGAGGACTGTCGCGTCGTCGACGTGGATCTCGACTCGGACCTCCAGTACGCCCCCGGCGTTACCGAGTGGAACGACGAGACCTACGACTCGAGCCTCGAGCGGGCGATCCGCATCTACCCCCACCACAACGACACCGGCGGCTTCTTCGTCGCGAAACTGGAGGTGGGCGCCTGA
- a CDS encoding DUF7122 family protein, whose translation MADDLEANVGQQFDRLPATDADRSVEGRASREAVLEYFEDRFGIPAETFDEHTFWEKGAGKIWIYSGESPSPAEIEALGMTCLRTRQEHWKPTTDFVQRFGRHATRCVFDLSDAEAARFADGEDQALEWDGDWGYLIAAHEVDGDCEPIGIGLYLHGELRSMIPKGRRRSL comes from the coding sequence ATGGCCGACGACCTCGAGGCGAACGTCGGCCAGCAGTTCGATCGGCTTCCGGCGACGGACGCCGACCGAAGCGTCGAGGGTCGGGCCTCGCGCGAAGCGGTGCTCGAGTACTTCGAGGACCGCTTTGGCATCCCGGCGGAGACGTTCGACGAGCACACGTTCTGGGAGAAAGGGGCCGGGAAAATCTGGATCTACAGCGGGGAGAGCCCGTCACCGGCGGAAATCGAGGCCCTGGGGATGACCTGCTTGCGAACGCGACAGGAACACTGGAAACCGACGACGGATTTCGTACAGCGGTTCGGGCGTCACGCCACCCGATGCGTCTTCGACCTCTCGGACGCGGAAGCGGCCCGGTTCGCCGACGGCGAGGACCAGGCGCTCGAGTGGGACGGCGACTGGGGGTATCTGATCGCCGCACACGAGGTCGACGGCGACTGCGAACCGATTGGCATCGGCCTCTATCTGCACGGCGAACTCAGGTCGATGATTCCGAAGGGGAGACGGCGGTCGCTCTGA
- a CDS encoding HalOD1 output domain-containing protein — translation MTETSSPQIRAGTTESYSVQFDRLDDEPLSVTVADAVATFTGLDVTELDPLHYAIDADALERLFEPRAEGLRSDGTVSFAYNECLVTVSAGGEINVESLDD, via the coding sequence ATGACTGAAACATCTTCGCCACAAATTCGCGCCGGAACGACTGAATCGTACTCGGTTCAATTCGATCGACTCGACGACGAACCGCTGAGCGTCACCGTCGCTGACGCCGTAGCGACGTTTACCGGACTCGACGTCACGGAACTCGATCCGCTTCACTACGCGATCGACGCCGACGCGCTCGAGCGCCTCTTCGAGCCCCGCGCGGAGGGGCTTCGATCTGACGGAACGGTCTCGTTTGCGTACAACGAGTGTCTCGTAACCGTCTCTGCTGGCGGCGAAATCAACGTCGAGTCACTCGACGACTGA
- a CDS encoding PAS domain-containing protein, with translation MESMRHAMEAATGTVLAVGTASWLEGIGPPAEPENAEDGRTWAGDDGSQRADHPVSVYGPVSAVEERPPGLESLETVDCIITDDVETVSAASAALEDVPVIVGPPADRSAVSDRGRNRDGDPLAAHLEAALDAGANDVVDVTTAEHPGLLRRRLAAVLDRQRATAAAAEVNTWCRTLIEKSQSLFLVLDDGGRVTFAGPSTPHIVGADPDVLVDHPFDERIHYDDRDSFYRAFEAVREADTGTSKTCEYRYRHADKTWRVHEAVLTNRFEDPAVDGIVVSARDITAYRRVKHELSESFDRVTDAFFSLDTNGNFTYLNERAEELLETSKEETLGRSFVDVFPEAEGGDFQREAIAALQSQEARTIESYYEPFNRWIEARMYPSPTGLSIYFRDVSRRVRRERALVERSERLQVLVENVPVVLFVIDDDGTFTLSEGRGLERIGLDPGSVVGQSIYDVYAEHPSVIGDVNRALGGESVHSFQRIKDRIFETWYRPVVTGGTVERIIGIGVDVTERRQYDETLNTLYEATQHLLTVESKQTACEYIVDVATDVLNLENVVVFRFDDRENELVPAAYTTDLLTDIGSPPRLGPNKSISWQTFVDGEAKVFDDIRTSPHVYDEDTAVRSGLFVPLGEHGVLATLSTEEGQFTDETVDLAQVFGATAEAALDRISRTQRLHEREQELKRQNEYLERLNEASSLREEIESLLLRASSRDEIETGLCDRLTDLEDCSYVWIGEPDPGGNEILARHEAGYGRGYLESVTVTAVDDPAAEPAGRTARTLEPTNVDNVAQDLRHGAWRTEALSRDFQSVYAVPLVFDDFLYGILTLYSTDRTGFDGPIRSVLDDLGETVAYTINAVQRKQALLGGATTEVELEVTTETPLTALSSVANARVELEGIIQQDDGTSTVFASVDSDVEPDVLDSIETVTDGTIISRTDDRTVIQLELTEPFLAAVVDGHGGLLRSFTVHPETGTRTTLEIPNSVAVREVLAEMNRRGFSASMVARRERSDENERLAGDPRTRERDQFLSLLTDRQREVVQTAYHGGFFEWPRETTGEELAGSLGISPPAFHNHVRSAERKLFTAVFDYEWSRVN, from the coding sequence ATGGAGTCTATGCGCCACGCGATGGAAGCGGCGACGGGAACGGTGCTGGCCGTCGGCACTGCGTCCTGGCTCGAGGGCATCGGCCCGCCGGCCGAACCCGAGAATGCCGAGGACGGACGGACGTGGGCTGGCGACGACGGGAGCCAGCGAGCCGATCACCCCGTGAGCGTCTACGGCCCGGTTTCGGCCGTCGAAGAGCGGCCGCCGGGACTCGAGTCCCTCGAGACGGTCGACTGCATCATCACCGACGATGTCGAGACCGTTTCGGCCGCCTCCGCAGCACTCGAGGACGTACCCGTGATCGTCGGTCCGCCAGCCGACCGATCGGCCGTCTCCGACCGCGGTCGGAACCGAGACGGCGACCCGCTGGCGGCACATCTCGAGGCCGCGCTCGATGCCGGTGCGAACGACGTGGTCGACGTCACTACGGCCGAGCACCCCGGTCTGCTCCGACGGCGTCTCGCGGCCGTTCTCGACCGCCAGCGAGCGACGGCGGCCGCAGCGGAAGTGAACACGTGGTGCCGGACGCTGATCGAAAAGTCGCAGTCGCTGTTCTTGGTCCTGGACGACGGCGGGCGAGTAACCTTTGCCGGGCCGTCCACGCCCCACATCGTCGGTGCCGACCCCGATGTGCTCGTCGACCACCCGTTCGACGAACGCATCCACTACGACGACCGCGATTCGTTTTACCGGGCGTTCGAGGCCGTTCGCGAGGCAGACACCGGCACGTCGAAAACCTGCGAGTATCGGTACCGACACGCCGACAAAACCTGGCGCGTTCACGAGGCGGTCCTCACGAACCGGTTCGAGGACCCGGCCGTGGACGGAATCGTCGTTTCGGCCCGCGACATCACGGCCTACCGGCGGGTCAAGCACGAGTTGAGCGAGTCGTTCGACCGCGTCACCGACGCGTTCTTTTCTCTCGACACGAACGGGAACTTCACGTATCTCAACGAGAGGGCCGAAGAACTCCTCGAGACGTCGAAAGAGGAGACCCTGGGACGGTCGTTCGTCGACGTCTTCCCGGAAGCCGAAGGCGGTGACTTCCAGCGAGAGGCGATTGCAGCCCTGCAATCACAGGAGGCACGAACGATCGAGAGCTACTACGAACCGTTCAATCGGTGGATCGAAGCCCGGATGTACCCGTCACCGACGGGGTTGTCGATTTACTTCAGAGACGTGTCGAGACGAGTTCGGCGCGAACGCGCGCTCGTCGAGCGGTCCGAACGGCTCCAGGTCCTGGTCGAAAACGTCCCCGTCGTCCTGTTCGTCATCGATGACGACGGAACGTTCACCCTCTCGGAAGGGCGTGGCCTCGAGCGAATCGGGCTCGATCCAGGGTCAGTCGTCGGCCAGTCGATATACGACGTGTACGCGGAGCATCCGTCGGTCATCGGCGACGTCAACCGAGCGCTCGGCGGCGAATCGGTCCACAGCTTCCAGCGGATCAAGGATCGAATCTTCGAGACCTGGTATCGACCAGTAGTCACCGGTGGAACGGTCGAACGGATCATCGGCATTGGCGTCGACGTCACCGAACGCCGCCAGTACGACGAAACGCTCAACACGCTGTACGAAGCGACCCAGCACCTACTGACGGTCGAATCGAAACAGACCGCCTGTGAGTACATCGTCGACGTCGCCACCGACGTGCTAAACCTGGAGAACGTCGTCGTGTTCCGGTTCGACGACCGGGAGAACGAACTCGTTCCGGCCGCGTACACGACGGACCTCTTGACTGACATCGGCTCGCCACCACGGTTAGGGCCCAACAAAAGCATCTCCTGGCAGACGTTCGTCGACGGCGAAGCGAAGGTCTTCGACGACATTCGAACGTCGCCACACGTCTACGACGAGGATACCGCCGTCAGAAGCGGGCTCTTCGTCCCACTCGGTGAACACGGCGTGCTGGCGACGCTGTCGACCGAAGAGGGCCAGTTCACCGACGAAACGGTCGACCTCGCGCAGGTGTTCGGCGCGACTGCCGAAGCGGCCCTCGACCGGATCAGTCGAACCCAGCGACTGCACGAACGCGAACAGGAGCTCAAACGACAGAACGAGTATCTCGAGCGCCTGAACGAGGCCAGTTCCCTCCGCGAAGAGATCGAGTCGCTCCTGTTACGCGCGAGTTCGAGGGACGAAATCGAGACCGGGCTCTGCGATCGACTCACGGACCTCGAGGACTGTTCGTACGTCTGGATCGGCGAACCGGATCCCGGCGGCAACGAAATACTGGCGCGTCACGAAGCCGGGTACGGCCGCGGTTATCTCGAGTCGGTGACAGTGACGGCCGTCGACGACCCAGCCGCCGAACCGGCCGGTCGAACCGCTCGCACGCTCGAACCGACGAACGTCGACAACGTCGCCCAGGACCTCCGTCACGGCGCCTGGCGAACCGAAGCCCTCTCGCGGGACTTCCAGAGCGTCTACGCCGTGCCGCTCGTCTTCGACGACTTCCTGTACGGTATCCTGACGCTCTACAGTACGGATCGGACGGGGTTCGACGGACCCATCCGGTCCGTCCTGGACGACCTCGGCGAAACCGTCGCCTACACGATCAACGCCGTGCAGCGAAAACAGGCGCTCCTGGGCGGTGCGACGACCGAAGTCGAACTCGAAGTGACGACCGAGACGCCGCTGACAGCCCTCTCCAGCGTCGCGAACGCCCGTGTCGAACTCGAGGGAATTATTCAACAGGACGACGGCACATCGACCGTCTTCGCGAGCGTCGATAGCGACGTCGAACCCGACGTCCTGGACTCGATCGAGACGGTCACCGACGGAACGATCATCAGTCGAACCGACGACCGAACGGTGATCCAGCTCGAGCTGACGGAGCCGTTCCTCGCCGCCGTCGTCGACGGCCACGGCGGCCTGCTTCGATCGTTTACGGTCCACCCCGAGACGGGAACGCGAACAACGCTGGAGATACCGAACTCCGTCGCCGTCCGCGAAGTTCTCGCCGAGATGAATCGACGAGGGTTCTCGGCGTCGATGGTCGCCCGTCGGGAGCGGTCGGACGAGAACGAACGCCTGGCCGGGGACCCGAGGACGCGCGAGCGTGACCAGTTCCTGTCGCTGTTGACCGATCGCCAGCGAGAAGTCGTTCAAACCGCCTATCACGGCGGCTTCTTCGAGTGGCCGCGAGAGACCACGGGCGAGGAACTCGCCGGGTCGCTCGGGATCTCGCCACCGGCGTTCCACAACCACGTGCGATCGGCCGAGCGAAAGCTCTTCACCGCCGTTTTCGATTACGAGTGGAGTAGGGTTAATTGA
- a CDS encoding ubiquitin-like small modifier protein 1: MQLVCVFFGPFREDTGETTTEWEPDGETVHDLLVELEAAYPVLEGRLLDADEGSLAGKTVVTKNKRDVRHLDGLETELEDGDVYRLVPSVYGG; encoded by the coding sequence GTGCAACTTGTGTGTGTCTTCTTCGGGCCGTTTCGCGAGGACACCGGCGAGACGACGACCGAATGGGAACCGGACGGCGAGACCGTCCACGACCTGCTCGTCGAACTCGAGGCCGCCTATCCGGTGCTCGAGGGCCGCCTGCTCGACGCCGACGAGGGGTCCCTCGCCGGGAAGACGGTCGTGACGAAGAACAAGCGGGACGTCAGACACCTCGACGGTCTCGAAACGGAACTCGAGGACGGCGACGTGTATCGGCTCGTGCCGTCGGTGTACGGGGGCTGA